From Selenomonas ruminantium AC2024, a single genomic window includes:
- the serA gene encoding phosphoglycerate dehydrogenase, which translates to MKVLAADGISPKGIELLQKEFEVDVRDKISAEELLEVIPQYDALMVRSASKVTAEVINRAEKLKIIGRAGVGVDNIDIPAATAKGIIVINSPGGNTIAATEHTMAMMLAMSRNIPIANETMQKGEWNRKQYVGVELRNKTLGVIGMGRIGSGVAKRAMAFDMNVIAYDPYINEDRAKDLGVTVGTLDDVITQSDFITVHMPLTPDTKGMIGMEQMKKMKKGVRLVNCARGGIIVEEDLAEAVKQGIVAGAAIDVFTSEPVGADHPLVGVPGIVLTPHLGASTVEAQVGVSLDVSEGILAALKGEPVATAVNMAPVSPQVMKVIAPYLTLAERLGGTVASLAEAPVKKVEVTYNGEITEVNTGMLTTAVIKGLLNPIMENDVNYVNAPGLAKERGIKVTEVKKKEAEDFANLITVKADIGGGKNLTVQGTLFGSEARIVRINKFRVDVDPQARILVCPHINKPGVIGTIGTFLGVHGINISGMQVGKTEVEGTSLMVLTVDHDIPASVLKDVKGIDGIIDAKLVNFYAI; encoded by the coding sequence ATGAAGGTTTTGGCTGCTGATGGCATTTCGCCCAAGGGCATTGAGCTTTTGCAGAAGGAGTTTGAAGTAGATGTGCGGGACAAGATTTCCGCTGAGGAACTGTTGGAAGTAATTCCGCAGTATGATGCATTGATGGTGCGCTCTGCCTCTAAGGTGACGGCTGAAGTCATCAATCGGGCAGAGAAGCTCAAGATAATCGGCCGTGCTGGTGTTGGCGTGGATAATATCGACATTCCGGCAGCTACGGCCAAGGGCATTATCGTTATTAACTCTCCCGGCGGCAACACCATCGCCGCTACGGAACATACCATGGCCATGATGCTGGCCATGTCCCGCAATATTCCCATTGCCAATGAAACCATGCAGAAGGGCGAGTGGAATCGCAAGCAGTATGTGGGTGTGGAACTGCGGAATAAGACGCTGGGCGTTATCGGCATGGGGCGTATCGGTTCTGGGGTGGCCAAACGCGCCATGGCCTTCGATATGAATGTCATCGCCTATGACCCCTATATCAACGAAGACCGTGCCAAAGATTTGGGTGTGACGGTCGGCACGCTCGACGATGTCATCACGCAGTCGGACTTCATCACGGTGCATATGCCGCTGACGCCTGACACCAAGGGCATGATTGGCATGGAACAGATGAAGAAGATGAAAAAGGGCGTGCGTCTGGTGAACTGCGCCCGTGGCGGCATTATCGTCGAGGAAGATTTGGCCGAAGCCGTGAAGCAGGGGATTGTGGCCGGTGCAGCCATCGACGTATTCACCAGCGAGCCTGTCGGTGCTGACCATCCGCTCGTCGGTGTGCCGGGCATTGTGCTGACGCCGCATCTGGGTGCATCCACGGTAGAAGCGCAGGTCGGTGTATCTCTGGATGTATCCGAAGGTATCTTGGCAGCCCTCAAGGGTGAGCCGGTGGCAACGGCAGTCAATATGGCGCCGGTTTCCCCGCAGGTTATGAAGGTTATTGCGCCGTATCTTACGCTGGCTGAACGCCTGGGCGGCACTGTGGCATCTTTGGCTGAAGCTCCCGTCAAGAAGGTGGAGGTTACCTACAACGGCGAGATTACGGAAGTCAACACGGGCATGCTGACCACGGCCGTAATCAAAGGCCTCTTGAATCCCATTATGGAAAACGATGTGAACTACGTCAACGCTCCTGGCTTGGCTAAAGAACGCGGCATCAAAGTGACGGAAGTCAAGAAGAAAGAAGCCGAAGACTTTGCCAACCTCATTACGGTCAAAGCCGATATTGGCGGTGGCAAGAACCTCACAGTGCAGGGCACACTCTTTGGCAGTGAAGCCCGCATTGTGCGCATCAACAAGTTCCGTGTGGATGTTGACCCGCAGGCTCGCATTCTCGTGTGCCCGCATATCAACAAGCCCGGCGTTATCGGTACGATTGGTACCTTCCTCGGCGTGCATGGCATCAACATCTCCGGCATGCAGGTGGGCAAGACGGAAGTCGAAGGCACGAGCCTGATGGTGCTGACCGTTGACCATGACATTCCGGCAAGTGTGCTCAAAGATGTCAAGGGCATTGACGGCATCATTGATGCCAAGCTGGTCAATTTCTACGCCATTTGA
- a CDS encoding SpoIIE family protein phosphatase, whose product MRPGIRKRLFLLMLLGCTLGILFLGMPMLYGIYEMQSLVSGKDEIISRAVSYYTTDFAKEQAQEQIEGEAEIRAGIMGYEAGMVQADVQYICDELNSILQEPGKYSPKTIPNALYEEVPRGTVYVHFSPELVQKGVSPELEQEIRRVANIATTMTKLGEYYQCVFVVSKHGYIIRFDAKKEADAISQLSKEPWRHTYDARKGNWYSSGLKHSSPAYTESYLGTDGELVLPCVTPYYDADGIAGVVGVDCKPDNFLPVEEEGNINFFALGSNGEVLLKELEEKFTADFPLGQDLQKSNITSLSFAARRMVKGNIGYRKLNFEGEEYYLSYAPVPRQTWSVGTLMEKARVTKAAKDAQGRMMGKMDELNASLQRMVALFAGLLIISVMLAVALVSYGSARASEFFCRPLRKLMEAAKEIAKGNFSHKLDVIPEGDEINHLAACFNGMTDELERYEDEIARISFETSRIEAELAAAAQIQISLLPAPLPKNEAFQLAAAMYPAKEVGGDFYDFFYVDQNHLAVIIADVSDKGVSAALFMAVAKTVLKNSILSGKTESSLAEAVALANDQLSAENEEGLFVTVFAGILELNTGDFTYVNGGHNPPLLLEGDALSYLPLTKKSPVLGMMEGIPFEEKKMCLGKGTRLFLYTDGVTEAMDVSGQMFTKERLERKLSLLSVKAEPGEVIEDVLLEVQRHAGAAEQSDDITMVALNYAGRG is encoded by the coding sequence ATGAGGCCGGGCATAAGAAAGCGGCTGTTCCTGCTCATGTTATTGGGGTGTACTTTGGGCATTCTCTTTTTGGGAATGCCTATGCTTTATGGCATTTATGAAATGCAATCCCTGGTTAGCGGGAAAGACGAGATTATCTCACGCGCCGTTTCCTACTATACAACGGATTTTGCCAAGGAGCAGGCGCAGGAACAGATTGAGGGGGAAGCGGAAATCCGTGCCGGCATAATGGGGTATGAAGCGGGGATGGTGCAGGCAGATGTGCAGTATATTTGCGATGAATTGAACAGCATTCTGCAGGAACCCGGCAAGTATTCGCCCAAGACAATTCCCAATGCACTTTATGAGGAGGTTCCGCGGGGGACGGTTTATGTCCATTTTAGCCCCGAACTGGTACAGAAAGGTGTTTCGCCGGAGTTGGAGCAGGAAATACGGAGAGTCGCCAATATCGCGACGACCATGACCAAACTGGGCGAATATTATCAATGCGTATTTGTGGTTTCCAAACATGGTTATATTATCCGCTTCGATGCGAAAAAAGAAGCAGATGCTATTTCGCAGCTGAGTAAAGAACCTTGGCGGCATACGTATGATGCCAGAAAGGGAAATTGGTATAGCAGCGGCTTAAAACATTCGTCACCTGCGTATACCGAGAGTTACCTGGGGACGGATGGCGAGTTGGTGCTGCCCTGCGTCACGCCTTATTATGATGCCGATGGTATTGCAGGTGTGGTAGGCGTGGATTGCAAACCCGACAACTTTCTGCCGGTTGAAGAGGAAGGCAATATTAATTTCTTTGCCTTGGGGAGCAACGGCGAAGTTCTATTAAAGGAGTTAGAAGAGAAATTTACTGCGGACTTTCCCTTGGGACAGGATTTGCAGAAAAGCAATATCACCAGTTTGTCCTTTGCAGCCCGCCGTATGGTGAAGGGCAATATTGGCTATCGAAAATTAAATTTTGAGGGGGAGGAATATTATCTTTCGTATGCACCTGTGCCAAGGCAGACTTGGAGTGTAGGCACCTTGATGGAGAAAGCCAGGGTGACAAAGGCAGCTAAGGATGCCCAGGGACGGATGATGGGCAAGATGGATGAACTGAATGCCTCGTTGCAGCGAATGGTGGCGCTTTTCGCCGGGCTGCTGATTATCAGTGTAATGCTGGCTGTAGCCTTGGTATCCTATGGAAGTGCCCGTGCATCGGAATTCTTCTGCCGCCCGCTGCGCAAGTTAATGGAGGCGGCCAAAGAAATTGCTAAGGGGAATTTTTCGCATAAATTGGATGTGATACCCGAGGGGGATGAAATCAATCATCTGGCCGCCTGCTTCAACGGCATGACGGATGAGCTGGAACGCTACGAAGATGAAATTGCCCGCATATCCTTTGAAACTTCCCGCATCGAGGCAGAGCTGGCTGCGGCAGCTCAAATTCAAATCAGTCTGCTGCCGGCACCGCTGCCAAAAAATGAGGCGTTTCAGCTGGCCGCGGCCATGTATCCTGCGAAGGAAGTGGGCGGCGATTTCTATGATTTCTTTTACGTTGACCAGAATCATCTGGCAGTAATCATTGCGGATGTGTCGGATAAAGGCGTATCAGCCGCCCTGTTCATGGCCGTGGCCAAAACGGTGCTCAAAAATTCCATCTTGTCGGGCAAGACGGAAAGCAGTTTGGCTGAAGCTGTGGCTCTGGCCAATGACCAACTGTCGGCCGAAAATGAAGAGGGACTCTTTGTGACGGTGTTTGCGGGCATTTTAGAGCTGAACACGGGAGATTTTACCTATGTCAATGGCGGTCATAATCCGCCATTGCTGTTGGAGGGAGATGCTTTGTCCTATTTGCCTCTGACCAAGAAAAGTCCTGTTCTGGGCATGATGGAAGGAATTCCCTTCGAGGAAAAAAAGATGTGCCTGGGCAAAGGCACCCGGCTCTTCCTTTATACAGATGGTGTGACAGAGGCCATGGATGTGAGTGGGCAGATGTTTACCAAGGAGCGTCTGGAAAGGAAACTGTCCCTGCTATCTGTCAAGGCGGAGCCAGGTGAAGTCATAGAAGATGTGCTGCTGGAGGTTCAGCGTCATGCAGGGGCGGCGGAGCAGTCGGATGATATCACCATGGTGGCGCTGAATTATGCGGGCAGGGGATAG
- a CDS encoding SpoIIE family protein phosphatase, whose amino-acid sequence MKMNIHGKALLFICAAGISTSLLLGSMFFLGLKEAENLLDRQVVTLAGNITQEAENFAEDEVRKRMESVILQKAYYVEIFMQELEGDVAILAKSMTNLTQENSAASTYRIYDPRQENVRSGQLYFLAGASGGSPSPKALQSANIGDVMHRLAKSYEAAPMLFYIGSKDGWSLRMDFMSNPDELIVLPAEALTPAYDTRDRYWYKLGKEAVGKDVAEIIPIYASLGGETLLACVMPYEDADGFAGVVGISIAPVVLQQEIKKEVLTEDNISFLINPQGQIVLSSAKEGTFAPNRPDFDLRKTDNQALSQAAEDMIAGNNNSKRVQVDGEDCYLVYAHVGDKGWSYGELVKLEEVRSDAQFIGLSTKKELQELQGIAAPLLEKIRIYLFCAMGILLVVLFWVSWRWAKNFTRPFTELAEGMRRVAGGHFDEKIHISTGDEIEKLADSFNAMTDDLNVYMQELSEAQAKKAQAAAGLDVAIGIQKGLLPKAFPKSEKFSLFARMEPAKEVGGDFYDFYYLDKNRLVLTMASVDSSSHDMGKGIPAALFMAVAKNILRNCLNTSRGKNPAAALQQAMERLAEENVEKLSVNVFVGILDTGTGELSYANTSPTPALLCHGEDIEELAKREDVGELKQGRAVLAQGNVLFLYTDNVWSHSGADRSHLDLAWFQKIMAPIAAESAENITLTMEAAMKSYRQKSGQEGDIALMVLRWNG is encoded by the coding sequence ATGAAGATGAATATCCACGGCAAGGCCCTGCTCTTTATTTGTGCGGCAGGTATTTCCACTTCCTTGTTGCTGGGGAGTATGTTCTTCCTAGGGCTGAAAGAAGCGGAGAATCTGCTCGACCGTCAGGTGGTCACTCTGGCGGGGAATATTACGCAGGAAGCAGAGAACTTTGCCGAAGACGAAGTGCGGAAGCGCATGGAATCTGTCATTTTGCAAAAGGCCTATTATGTGGAAATATTTATGCAGGAACTGGAAGGCGATGTCGCTATCCTGGCCAAGAGCATGACAAATCTTACGCAGGAGAATAGCGCTGCTTCCACATACCGTATCTATGACCCGCGACAGGAGAATGTGCGCTCCGGGCAGCTGTATTTTCTCGCAGGCGCTTCCGGAGGCAGTCCTTCACCAAAGGCCTTGCAAAGTGCCAATATTGGTGATGTTATGCATCGCTTGGCCAAAAGTTATGAGGCAGCTCCCATGCTGTTCTATATTGGTTCCAAGGATGGCTGGAGCCTGCGCATGGATTTTATGTCGAATCCGGATGAATTGATTGTTCTGCCTGCGGAGGCTCTTACGCCTGCTTATGATACCAGAGACAGGTATTGGTATAAGCTGGGGAAGGAAGCCGTGGGCAAAGATGTGGCGGAGATTATTCCCATATACGCGTCTCTGGGTGGTGAGACACTGCTGGCCTGTGTCATGCCTTATGAGGATGCAGACGGCTTTGCCGGTGTGGTGGGTATTTCCATCGCACCTGTTGTTTTGCAGCAGGAAATAAAAAAAGAGGTACTCACTGAGGACAATATCAGTTTTCTCATAAATCCTCAAGGGCAGATTGTCTTATCCTCCGCAAAAGAGGGAACCTTTGCACCGAATCGTCCCGACTTTGACTTGCGGAAAACGGATAATCAGGCGCTTTCGCAGGCAGCAGAGGATATGATTGCCGGGAACAATAATTCAAAGCGTGTGCAGGTTGACGGGGAAGATTGTTATCTCGTATATGCCCATGTGGGCGATAAGGGCTGGAGTTATGGGGAACTGGTGAAGCTGGAGGAAGTCCGGTCGGATGCGCAGTTCATTGGCCTTTCGACGAAAAAGGAACTGCAGGAACTGCAGGGGATAGCGGCGCCGTTGCTGGAAAAAATTCGCATTTATTTATTCTGCGCTATGGGCATTTTGCTTGTGGTATTATTTTGGGTGAGCTGGCGCTGGGCAAAGAATTTTACGCGGCCCTTTACGGAACTGGCAGAAGGTATGCGCCGGGTGGCAGGTGGTCATTTCGATGAGAAAATCCATATTTCCACCGGGGATGAGATCGAGAAATTGGCAGATAGTTTCAATGCCATGACAGATGACTTGAACGTATATATGCAGGAGCTTTCTGAGGCACAGGCGAAAAAGGCCCAGGCTGCAGCAGGGCTGGACGTGGCCATTGGCATTCAAAAGGGCCTGCTGCCTAAAGCGTTCCCTAAAAGCGAAAAATTTTCTTTGTTTGCCCGCATGGAACCGGCTAAAGAAGTGGGCGGGGATTTTTATGATTTTTACTATCTGGACAAAAATCGTCTGGTTCTGACTATGGCCAGTGTCGATAGCAGTTCCCATGATATGGGGAAGGGCATACCTGCGGCACTCTTTATGGCGGTAGCAAAGAATATTCTCAGAAATTGTCTGAATACGAGTCGGGGAAAAAATCCAGCGGCTGCCTTGCAGCAGGCCATGGAACGGCTGGCGGAGGAAAATGTGGAAAAATTATCCGTCAATGTTTTTGTCGGGATTCTCGATACCGGGACAGGCGAGCTTTCATATGCCAATACTTCGCCGACGCCGGCGCTCTTATGTCATGGGGAGGATATTGAGGAACTGGCTAAGCGGGAAGATGTGGGCGAGTTAAAGCAAGGCAGGGCAGTTCTTGCGCAGGGCAATGTACTTTTCCTCTATACGGACAATGTATGGAGCCATAGCGGAGCGGACAGGAGCCATTTGGATTTGGCCTGGTTCCAAAAGATAATGGCGCCGATTGCCGCTGAATCTGCCGAGAATATTACGCTTACCATGGAAGCGGCCATGAAATCTTATCGGCAGAAGTCCGGGCAGGAAGGCGATATTGCCCTGATGGTACTGCGCTGGAACGGGTGA
- a CDS encoding STAS domain-containing protein: MDTLEFETGKQNDWVVVKAKGRLDRLNAADVSVEWEKIQEESQKMVLELSEMDYLSSAGIRILLRLSKKAKAEGKEFALCCGDGFVKEVLEDSNMDMLVKVYDSLDELA, encoded by the coding sequence ATGGATACACTGGAATTTGAAACGGGCAAGCAGAACGATTGGGTAGTGGTGAAAGCCAAGGGGCGGCTGGACAGATTGAACGCTGCCGATGTCAGCGTGGAGTGGGAGAAGATTCAGGAAGAAAGCCAGAAAATGGTTCTGGAGCTTTCCGAAATGGATTATCTTTCCAGTGCGGGCATTCGGATTTTGCTGCGCCTGTCCAAAAAGGCAAAAGCGGAGGGCAAGGAATTTGCTCTTTGCTGCGGGGACGGCTTTGTGAAAGAAGTGCTGGAAGATTCCAATATGGATATGCTGGTCAAAGTTTATGATAGTCTGGATGAATTGGCCTGA
- a CDS encoding RNA polymerase sigma factor, which yields MTKDIAYWSQVAQNAVKDEQAFTELYEHYFPRVYQYLLKKTCDHHLADELVEKTFISMYEKLSQYDPDKGAFSTWLFRIAQNALNKHFGSKAVTMHATWEDNFDPAADTATPEQQTLNTEEMTELREAIMQLSEREQRILEMTYWLDMKSGEVAKALGMTPDNVRHVLMEARKKLRVLLSAKEN from the coding sequence ATGACCAAGGATATTGCTTATTGGAGCCAGGTGGCCCAGAACGCCGTCAAGGATGAGCAGGCCTTCACGGAGCTGTATGAGCATTATTTCCCCAGAGTCTACCAGTATCTTTTGAAGAAAACCTGTGACCATCATCTGGCAGACGAACTGGTGGAAAAAACCTTCATCAGCATGTATGAGAAACTCTCCCAGTACGACCCGGACAAGGGCGCTTTCTCTACCTGGCTTTTCCGCATTGCCCAGAATGCGCTGAACAAACATTTTGGTAGCAAGGCTGTCACCATGCACGCTACCTGGGAAGATAATTTCGACCCGGCCGCAGATACGGCTACCCCGGAGCAGCAGACGCTTAACACGGAGGAAATGACGGAATTGCGCGAGGCCATTATGCAGCTCTCTGAGCGCGAACAGAGAATTTTGGAGATGACCTACTGGCTGGACATGAAGTCGGGAGAAGTGGCCAAAGCGCTCGGCATGACCCCGGATAACGTGCGGCATGTGCTCATGGAGGCCCGGAAGAAGCTGCGGGTGCTATTGTCGGCGAAAGAAAATTAA
- a CDS encoding TolC family protein: MKKTILLTLTALSCVMTPVSAVPYGEMYGENNEPVQLTLAQSIEMALATDERIEAAQAGRDAAKWNLSATRRSTGPSVTWNSQAYRIGGENYRLSGFRSTFANSWNLTVPLYTGGQLENQQEAKGYALNRADMTLENTRQTVRFQAAEAYANLVHRVNLERIAQKAVDMGGAQLKLINDQYTEGAVAKADVLLMQVRLANYQQNLNSAQAALEVAESTLASKLGLPQNTDIEAVDVFSYEPYEKDLPACEAYALAHRPDGKAAELAVKSAEAEKDAAKSGYRPRVNGVAGKSITGTNAFQNERSDSWEAGITLSWNIFDNGVTAAKVQQAKADVNQYQAEANRIKKTIQLETRSAYIQMKTAEDNIKAAAAAVKQAEESYTIAQVRYEEGVDILLSVADAQEKLTQARSNYSTALYQYNLYRATLEKAMGIPVIRSDKERNRTEDIQAKEEHT; this comes from the coding sequence ATGAAAAAGACGATTTTACTGACATTGACGGCGCTGTCCTGTGTTATGACTCCGGTTAGTGCCGTACCCTACGGGGAGATGTACGGGGAGAACAATGAGCCGGTGCAGCTGACTCTGGCCCAATCCATCGAGATGGCGCTGGCAACGGATGAGCGCATTGAGGCGGCCCAGGCGGGCAGGGATGCTGCCAAGTGGAACCTGTCGGCCACGCGGCGGTCCACAGGGCCAAGTGTCACATGGAACAGCCAGGCCTACCGCATCGGCGGCGAAAACTACAGGCTTTCCGGCTTTCGCAGCACCTTTGCCAACAGTTGGAACCTCACGGTGCCCCTCTATACCGGCGGCCAGCTGGAAAATCAGCAGGAAGCCAAGGGCTATGCGCTGAACCGGGCGGACATGACGCTGGAGAATACCCGGCAGACCGTGCGCTTTCAGGCGGCGGAGGCTTACGCCAATCTGGTTCATCGGGTCAATCTGGAACGCATTGCCCAAAAGGCGGTGGACATGGGGGGCGCCCAGCTGAAACTCATCAACGATCAGTACACCGAAGGGGCGGTAGCCAAGGCTGATGTGCTCTTGATGCAGGTCCGGCTGGCCAATTACCAGCAGAATCTCAATTCAGCCCAGGCGGCCTTGGAAGTGGCAGAGTCAACTCTGGCCAGCAAGCTGGGGCTGCCCCAGAATACAGATATCGAAGCCGTGGATGTCTTTTCCTATGAGCCGTATGAAAAAGATTTGCCAGCCTGTGAGGCATATGCGCTGGCGCACCGTCCGGATGGCAAGGCAGCTGAACTGGCAGTCAAGAGTGCCGAAGCGGAAAAAGATGCGGCCAAGTCCGGCTACCGCCCCAGAGTCAATGGTGTGGCAGGCAAGAGCATTACCGGCACCAATGCTTTCCAAAATGAGCGCAGTGACAGCTGGGAGGCGGGGATTACCCTGTCCTGGAACATCTTTGATAACGGCGTCACGGCAGCGAAGGTACAGCAGGCCAAGGCCGATGTTAACCAATATCAGGCTGAGGCCAACCGCATCAAAAAGACCATTCAGCTCGAAACACGCTCGGCCTACATTCAGATGAAGACGGCGGAGGATAATATAAAAGCGGCGGCGGCAGCAGTGAAGCAGGCTGAAGAAAGCTATACCATAGCGCAGGTGCGCTATGAAGAAGGTGTGGACATCCTGCTGAGTGTCGCAGATGCGCAGGAAAAGCTCACGCAGGCCCGGTCAAACTACAGCACAGCTCTTTATCAATATAATCTCTACCGTGCGACGTTGGAAAAGGCCATGGGAATCCCTGTGATACGCTCTGATAAGGAGAGAAACCGGACAGAGGACATCCAGGCAAAGGAGGAACATACATGA
- a CDS encoding NHLP bacteriocin export ABC transporter permease/ATPase subunit: MKENMRLLAGQRFLLEDDKSFWQVLSGQVEVYAVPSSGKLSFRRCYLMELTSGEAVFPAMDEFEEVRIQIYAVNDAVLSCTTLSGAEPAELRPLMEHWFRSLVRIPWLRLIADKGDDMLRQWQQADMLADFTDRESLLEEFVQHEELLSTLLGMRFGAEDERHSRRILQKKNAKKTMVENGIRSLLGEEQLFAGTWAQNRSNHLLSEVEYVVEQVAKALSMPTSFLGNMKDKVQDKEPVALLRRFIQQGNMQMRLVSLPEGWYKKDTGVMIGFYTPPGHHEKLLAAFIPDSPESYHILLREKPEGIPLTDAEVKNIAKDAFQCYAGFPSRALKLWDLVKFMFHQCWKADYRTIIICSLFAGLIPLATPIITETIFQDIIPILDRQGLATVTQALMVTSFTTAALGIVRSVAVMRISSRIEISAEAAMWGRLMSLPTKFFRRFTVGELASRMAGIGIAKNLASGEFVGSILSFIFSFWSIFLMCYYSLKLTAAAIGVWIVYSLFVALVLRRVLFFQRKIIEAGNKSAGTVQQIFAGLSKFRVQGAEEQAYNLWTRAFGEHWNWSLKLRWQNNYTSIISSIQPFILTLILYWIAVYGMNEVGPDGRTVKQGIGYAQFIAFNAAYSSFNGVVGGVIGLVSQYFAIQPQLENLRPILEAVPESGEEKHEAGRLTGALEVSHVSFAYTHMVPDDKGGVKEVEGKEVLSDVSFSVAAGENVAIVGKSGSGKSTLVRLLLGFEEPKRGSVSFDGQDLSELSLPSVRSQMGVVLQNGQLMTGDIYTNIVGTRLLTQEDAWQAAEAAGIAEDIAEMPMGMQTVISEGSSNISGGQRQRLLIARALVGKPRLLIFDEATSALDNRSQAIVTKSLDRLRATRIIVAHRLSTIRNCDRIIVMDDGKVAEQGTFNELLEKGGLFSELVKRQVA, encoded by the coding sequence GTGCTGAGTTGCACTACCTTGTCCGGGGCAGAGCCCGCTGAACTTCGCCCGCTGATGGAGCACTGGTTCAGGAGTCTGGTGCGTATTCCCTGGCTGCGTCTTATCGCCGACAAGGGCGATGATATGCTCCGGCAGTGGCAGCAGGCAGATATGCTGGCAGACTTTACAGACAGGGAATCCCTGCTGGAGGAGTTCGTCCAGCATGAGGAGCTTTTATCCACGCTGCTTGGAATGCGTTTCGGAGCGGAGGATGAGCGTCACTCCCGCCGCATTTTGCAGAAGAAGAATGCCAAGAAGACGATGGTGGAAAACGGCATCCGGAGTCTTTTGGGAGAGGAACAGCTCTTTGCCGGGACGTGGGCGCAAAACCGCAGCAACCATCTGCTTTCGGAAGTGGAATATGTGGTGGAGCAGGTCGCCAAGGCCCTTTCCATGCCGACGTCGTTTCTGGGCAATATGAAGGATAAGGTGCAGGACAAGGAGCCTGTAGCGCTATTGCGCCGCTTCATCCAACAGGGCAATATGCAGATGCGCCTGGTGAGCTTGCCCGAGGGCTGGTACAAGAAGGACACAGGTGTCATGATTGGCTTCTACACTCCGCCTGGGCATCATGAGAAGCTGTTGGCGGCTTTTATTCCCGACAGCCCGGAAAGCTATCACATTCTGCTGCGGGAAAAGCCGGAGGGCATCCCGCTTACGGATGCGGAGGTGAAGAACATAGCCAAGGATGCCTTCCAATGCTATGCGGGCTTCCCGTCCCGTGCGCTGAAACTGTGGGATTTGGTGAAGTTCATGTTTCACCAGTGCTGGAAGGCAGACTATCGCACGATTATCATTTGCAGCCTGTTTGCGGGACTTATTCCTTTGGCGACACCGATTATCACGGAAACCATATTTCAGGACATTATACCGATTTTAGACAGGCAGGGACTTGCTACAGTCACGCAGGCGCTGATGGTGACGAGCTTCACCACGGCGGCGCTGGGCATCGTGCGCTCCGTGGCGGTGATGCGCATATCCAGCCGCATTGAGATTTCCGCCGAAGCTGCCATGTGGGGCAGGCTCATGAGTCTGCCGACGAAGTTCTTCCGCCGGTTCACCGTGGGAGAACTGGCCAGCCGCATGGCCGGTATTGGCATCGCCAAGAATCTGGCTTCTGGAGAGTTTGTAGGCTCCATTCTCAGCTTTATCTTCTCCTTCTGGAGCATTTTCCTCATGTGTTACTACAGCCTGAAGCTCACGGCGGCGGCCATTGGTGTCTGGATTGTCTATAGCTTGTTCGTGGCCTTGGTGCTCAGACGGGTGCTGTTTTTCCAGCGGAAGATTATCGAGGCGGGCAACAAGTCTGCGGGCACTGTGCAGCAGATTTTCGCCGGACTGTCCAAATTCCGGGTGCAGGGGGCCGAGGAACAGGCGTACAATCTCTGGACGCGTGCCTTTGGTGAGCACTGGAATTGGAGCCTCAAGCTGCGCTGGCAGAACAATTACACGAGCATAATTTCCAGCATCCAGCCCTTTATTCTCACCCTGATTCTCTACTGGATCGCCGTCTATGGCATGAATGAAGTAGGACCGGACGGCAGGACCGTGAAGCAGGGCATCGGCTATGCGCAGTTCATCGCCTTTAACGCCGCTTACTCCAGCTTCAACGGAGTCGTAGGCGGTGTGATTGGCCTCGTGAGCCAGTATTTTGCCATCCAGCCACAGCTGGAGAACCTGCGGCCCATTTTGGAGGCCGTGCCGGAAAGCGGTGAGGAAAAGCATGAGGCCGGCCGCCTTACCGGCGCTCTCGAAGTCAGCCATGTCTCCTTTGCCTATACCCATATGGTGCCTGATGATAAGGGCGGCGTCAAGGAAGTCGAGGGCAAGGAAGTGCTTTCGGATGTGAGTTTTTCTGTGGCGGCAGGAGAAAACGTGGCCATCGTGGGCAAATCCGGCAGTGGCAAGAGCACTTTGGTGCGTCTGCTGCTGGGCTTCGAGGAACCCAAGCGGGGCAGCGTTTCTTTTGATGGGCAGGATTTATCGGAACTGTCCCTGCCCTCCGTGCGCTCGCAGATGGGCGTAGTGCTGCAGAATGGCCAGCTCATGACAGGAGATATTTATACCAATATTGTCGGGACGCGGCTGCTGACGCAGGAAGATGCCTGGCAGGCAGCGGAAGCGGCGGGCATTGCCGAGGACATCGCCGAGATGCCCATGGGCATGCAGACGGTCATCAGCGAGGGCAGCAGCAATATTTCCGGCGGTCAGCGCCAGCGCTTGCTCATTGCCCGTGCTCTGGTGGGAAAACCCCGCCTGTTGATTTTTGATGAGGCAACGAGTGCTTTGGACAACCGCTCGCAGGCCATTGTTACCAAGAGTCTGGACCGCCTCAGAGCAACCCGCATCATCGTGGCGCATCGTCTTTCTACCATCCGAAATTGTGACCGCATCATCGTCATGGATGATGGCAAGGTAGCCGAACAGGGGACTTTCAATGAGCTATTGGAAAAGGGCGGTCTGTTCTCAGAATTGGTAAAACGCCAGGTAGCATGA